The following coding sequences are from one Nonlabens arenilitoris window:
- the rpmB gene encoding 50S ribosomal protein L28, giving the protein MSRVCELTGKRAMSGNNVSHAMNKTKRRFNVNLFTKRFYLPEEDKWISLKVSAKAIKNINKLGITEVMKQARAKGLLTK; this is encoded by the coding sequence ATGTCACGAGTTTGTGAACTTACAGGTAAGAGAGCGATGTCAGGAAACAATGTTTCTCACGCAATGAATAAGACTAAACGTAGATTCAACGTGAATCTTTTTACTAAGCGTTTCTACCTTCCTGAAGAGGATAAGTGGATTTCACTTAAAGTATCTGCTAAGGCGATAAAAAACATCAATAAATTAGGTATTACTGAGGTAATGAAGCAAGCTCGCGCTAAAGGGCTTCTTACTAAGTAA
- the rpmG gene encoding 50S ribosomal protein L33, with amino-acid sequence MAKKGNRIQVILECTEHKESGQAGTSRYITTKNKKNTPDRLEIKKFNPILKRMTVHKEIK; translated from the coding sequence ATGGCAAAGAAAGGTAATAGAATTCAAGTAATACTTGAATGTACTGAGCACAAGGAGTCTGGTCAAGCTGGAACTTCTCGTTACATTACAACTAAGAATAAAAAGAACACGCCAGATCGTTTGGAAATTAAAAAATTCAATCCGATCTTAAAGCGTATGACTGTTCATAAAGAAATTAAATAA
- a CDS encoding DUF4295 domain-containing protein, whose product MAKKSVATLQTGSKRLTKAIKMVKSPKSGAYTFVSAIMAPELVNDFLKKK is encoded by the coding sequence ATGGCAAAGAAATCAGTAGCAACCCTACAAACTGGGTCAAAGAGATTAACAAAGGCCATTAAGATGGTTAAATCACCTAAGTCAGGTGCATACACATTTGTAAGTGCTATTATGGCACCAGAATTAGTAAACGATTTCTTGAAAAAGAAATAA
- the ftsY gene encoding signal recognition particle-docking protein FtsY, translating into MSFFKKIFSKEKKETLDKGLEKTKTTFFDKLGKAVAGKSKVDADVLDDLEDVLISSDVGVATTIKVINRIEERVAKDKYLGTTELNGILRDEIAGLLSEVNNGDATDFTIPKQDGPYVVMVVGVNGVGKTTTIGKLAHQFKQKGLKVVLGAGDTFRAAAVDQLQIWADRVGVEIVKQEMGSDPASVAFDTLQSAVAQNADVVLLDTAGRLHNKVNLMNELTKVKRVMQKIIPNAPHDVMLVLDGSTGQNAFEQAKQFTAATEVSSLAVTKLDGTAKGGVVIGISDQFQIPVRYIGVGEGMDDLQVFNKTEFVDSFFN; encoded by the coding sequence ATGAGTTTTTTTAAAAAGATATTTTCAAAAGAGAAGAAAGAAACACTAGATAAAGGACTAGAAAAAACCAAAACAACATTCTTTGATAAATTAGGTAAAGCCGTAGCTGGTAAATCTAAGGTCGATGCAGATGTTCTAGATGATCTTGAAGATGTATTAATTTCTAGCGATGTAGGTGTGGCTACTACTATTAAAGTAATAAATCGTATTGAAGAACGTGTCGCAAAAGATAAATACCTAGGTACTACTGAGCTTAACGGGATTTTACGAGATGAAATAGCAGGGCTTCTTAGTGAAGTTAATAATGGCGATGCCACTGATTTTACTATCCCAAAACAAGATGGGCCTTATGTAGTTATGGTGGTAGGAGTTAATGGTGTAGGTAAAACGACTACCATAGGTAAGCTTGCACACCAATTTAAACAAAAAGGTCTTAAAGTTGTTTTAGGTGCTGGTGACACTTTTAGAGCAGCGGCTGTTGATCAATTGCAAATCTGGGCAGATCGTGTAGGTGTAGAAATAGTTAAGCAAGAAATGGGTAGTGATCCTGCAAGTGTCGCTTTTGATACATTGCAAAGTGCCGTCGCTCAAAATGCAGATGTTGTGCTGCTAGATACTGCAGGTCGTTTACATAATAAGGTTAATCTTATGAACGAGCTTACTAAAGTCAAACGTGTAATGCAAAAAATTATACCTAATGCTCCTCATGATGTAATGTTAGTTCTCGATGGTTCAACAGGTCAAAATGCATTTGAACAAGCAAAACAGTTTACTGCTGCGACAGAGGTAAGTTCTCTTGCCGTTACTAAATTAGATGGTACTGCAAAAGGTGGAGTCGTGATAGGTATTTCAGATCAATTTCAAATTCCGGTAAGATATATAGGTGTGGGCGAAGGAATGGATGATTTACAAGTTTTTAATAAAACTGAATTCGTTGATAGTTTCTTTAATTAA
- a CDS encoding amidase family protein, protein MRFILLLLALTMWSCQSPKAANQGPQSTSQDDENYKVLDSRFLNKEDIIAPFKEDLSSFRESEELKSLILEKSIPEIQQAVYDGKLSYQQLTLFYINRIAKYDRENRKSLNSIIALNPQAMEDAYAYDLRIDEFRRGEGKFNPYSLMGMPILLKDNINAAGMKTTAGAAVLKDLEPQNARIVQRLIEADAIILGKANLSEWAYFFCGDCPSGYSAIGGQTLNPYGRKDMDTGGSSSGSGVAVAANFAVAAVGSETAGSILSPASQNSVVGLKPSVGTLSGIGIIPISTYLDTAGPMSKNVVDNVILMRGMLSDKRMFSDLFIANLGTSTVQGRVFGVFPGYKKNPLYASAVEQIVALGATVVELEEKQPQLEGFVSLLNVDMKKDLPAYFMGLGLPEYQGWDVAKVMELNRVDSLNYMPYGQRLFQGIMDEKDYSPVESAALKTRLTTQAQEYFDYYIQSHNLDGFLSVNNYNAAEAAVAFYPAITVPMGYDENGQPYGLTFIAPTEEEKMLYQWAAAYEKATQHRKMPKGYN, encoded by the coding sequence ATGCGTTTTATACTACTTCTTTTAGCATTAACTATGTGGAGCTGTCAATCTCCTAAAGCTGCAAATCAAGGGCCTCAGTCGACGTCTCAAGATGATGAAAATTATAAAGTGTTGGACTCAAGGTTTTTAAATAAAGAAGATATTATAGCTCCTTTTAAAGAAGATTTGTCCAGCTTTCGCGAAAGCGAGGAACTCAAATCATTAATTTTAGAAAAGAGCATTCCTGAAATTCAGCAAGCTGTATATGATGGTAAGCTCTCTTACCAGCAACTTACCTTATTTTATATCAATAGAATTGCAAAGTATGATAGAGAAAATCGAAAATCTTTAAATTCGATTATAGCACTTAATCCACAAGCTATGGAAGATGCTTATGCTTATGATTTAAGAATAGATGAGTTCAGACGTGGAGAAGGTAAGTTTAACCCTTATAGTTTAATGGGTATGCCTATTTTATTAAAAGATAACATCAATGCCGCAGGGATGAAAACTACTGCTGGTGCGGCTGTCTTAAAAGATCTAGAACCTCAAAATGCTCGTATAGTACAACGATTGATTGAGGCAGATGCTATCATTTTAGGAAAAGCAAATCTAAGTGAATGGGCTTATTTTTTCTGTGGTGATTGTCCTAGTGGTTATAGCGCAATAGGTGGACAAACATTAAATCCCTATGGTCGTAAGGATATGGATACAGGTGGATCGAGTAGTGGTAGCGGTGTTGCTGTGGCTGCAAATTTTGCAGTGGCTGCTGTAGGTTCTGAGACGGCAGGTTCGATATTATCGCCAGCGTCACAAAATAGTGTAGTAGGTTTAAAACCATCAGTAGGTACTTTAAGTGGGATAGGTATTATTCCTATATCAACTTATCTCGATACAGCAGGTCCTATGTCTAAGAATGTTGTGGATAATGTCATTTTAATGCGTGGGATGTTAAGTGATAAACGCATGTTTAGCGATTTGTTTATTGCAAATTTGGGGACCTCTACGGTTCAAGGTCGTGTTTTTGGGGTATTTCCTGGTTATAAGAAAAATCCATTATATGCCAGTGCTGTTGAACAAATTGTTGCACTAGGAGCAACGGTGGTAGAACTAGAAGAAAAACAACCGCAACTAGAAGGATTTGTTTCTTTACTTAATGTCGATATGAAAAAGGATTTGCCTGCATATTTCATGGGATTAGGATTGCCTGAGTATCAAGGATGGGATGTGGCTAAGGTGATGGAATTAAATAGAGTAGATTCTTTAAATTATATGCCTTATGGTCAACGATTGTTTCAAGGTATAATGGATGAGAAGGATTATTCTCCAGTAGAATCTGCGGCTCTTAAAACCAGATTAACAACACAAGCGCAAGAGTATTTTGATTATTACATTCAGTCTCACAATCTAGATGGTTTTTTATCAGTTAATAATTATAATGCGGCAGAAGCTGCTGTGGCTTTTTATCCTGCAATCACTGTTCCTATGGGATATGATGAAAATGGTCAGCCATATGGATTAACTTTCATTGCACCTACTGAAGAAGAGAAGATGCTTTATCAATGGGCAGCTGCTTATGAAAAAGCAACCCAACACCGTAAGATGCCTAAAGGTTACAATTAA
- the rimO gene encoding 30S ribosomal protein S12 methylthiotransferase RimO, which produces MRTKSRKKNKINVITLGCSKNVYDSEVLMGQLKASGKDVVHEEEGNIVVINTCGFIDNAKEESVNTILDFVERKNNGEVDQVFVSGCLSERYKPDLQKEIPDVDQYFGTTELPSLLKALGADYKHELIGERVTTTPKNYAYFKIAEGCDRPCSFCAIPLMRGGHKSTPIEHLVIEAEKLAANGVKELILIAQDLTYYGLDLYKKRRLADLLKELVKVEGIEWIRMHYAFPTGFPMDVLEVMKSEPKVCNYLDIPLQHISTPVLKSMRRGTTFEKTNALLEDFRATVPEMAIRTTLIVGYPGETEEDYQILKQWVKDQRFERMGCFTYSHEENTHAYKLEDDVPEEVKQERANEIMEIQSQISWELNQHKIGQTFKVIIDRKRGNYFVGRTEFDSPDVDNEVLIDAEKHYLSVGSFVNVTITEAEDFDLYGKPVD; this is translated from the coding sequence ATGAGAACAAAATCAAGAAAAAAGAATAAGATTAATGTCATCACTCTAGGATGTTCAAAGAATGTCTATGATAGTGAAGTGTTGATGGGACAGCTGAAGGCCAGTGGCAAAGATGTGGTCCATGAAGAAGAAGGGAATATCGTCGTAATTAACACCTGTGGTTTTATCGATAACGCAAAGGAGGAATCTGTAAACACAATCCTAGATTTTGTAGAACGCAAAAATAATGGAGAAGTTGATCAGGTATTTGTGTCGGGTTGCTTGTCAGAGCGTTATAAGCCAGATTTACAAAAGGAAATTCCAGATGTGGATCAGTATTTTGGTACCACAGAGTTGCCGTCTTTATTAAAAGCGCTAGGTGCAGATTACAAACACGAGTTGATAGGTGAACGTGTAACAACGACTCCTAAGAACTATGCATATTTTAAAATCGCCGAAGGTTGTGATAGGCCATGTTCTTTTTGTGCAATCCCATTAATGCGTGGTGGTCATAAAAGTACACCTATAGAACACCTAGTCATTGAAGCTGAAAAACTGGCTGCAAATGGTGTTAAAGAGCTTATTCTTATCGCTCAAGATTTAACTTATTATGGACTAGATTTATATAAAAAGAGGCGTCTTGCAGATCTTTTAAAAGAACTGGTAAAAGTAGAAGGGATTGAATGGATACGCATGCACTATGCATTCCCAACTGGTTTCCCTATGGATGTTCTTGAGGTTATGAAATCAGAGCCTAAAGTGTGTAATTATTTAGATATACCATTACAACATATTTCAACACCTGTTTTAAAATCGATGCGTCGCGGTACTACATTTGAGAAGACAAATGCGCTTCTAGAAGATTTTAGAGCAACGGTTCCAGAAATGGCGATACGTACTACTTTAATTGTAGGATATCCTGGAGAAACAGAAGAGGATTATCAGATTTTAAAACAATGGGTAAAAGATCAGCGTTTTGAACGTATGGGATGTTTTACATACTCTCATGAGGAGAATACACATGCATATAAGTTAGAAGATGATGTGCCTGAAGAAGTAAAACAAGAGCGTGCAAATGAGATCATGGAAATTCAATCACAGATCTCTTGGGAATTGAATCAGCATAAAATAGGTCAGACTTTTAAAGTTATTATAGATCGCAAAAGAGGTAATTACTTTGTAGGTCGTACAGAGTTTGATAGCCCTGATGTGGATAATGAAGTATTGATCGATGCAGAAAAGCATTACCTGTCTGTAGGTTCATTTGTTAATGTTACCATTACAGAAGCAGAAGATTTTGATCTTTATGGTAAGCCAGTAGACTAA
- a CDS encoding TlpA family protein disulfide reductase translates to MKKLFFIILLISAAALSQAQITYYQIEDGTVMDFFEFEKYKKNLSTGLVIHNSVSTRTAQDSVIQTVKVTIVDSNPDSNYYDPFLVHRKKIGDRFPMEEFIASDSSGIDDVDYTGKPTVVNFWFTRCGPCIIEIPYLNQLSEEFNGEVNFVAITFDKDYVVNHFLDRKAFNFEHLTDVRPAIDAYGVQAFPMNLLLDKNGRIVQVYGDIIAEHLNLSATLREMVNE, encoded by the coding sequence ATGAAAAAGTTGTTTTTTATTATTTTATTGATCAGTGCAGCTGCATTGTCTCAGGCGCAAATTACTTACTATCAGATAGAGGATGGAACTGTGATGGACTTTTTTGAGTTTGAGAAATATAAAAAAAACTTATCCACAGGTTTAGTAATACATAATTCAGTTAGTACACGAACGGCTCAGGATTCAGTAATTCAAACGGTTAAAGTTACGATTGTAGACAGTAATCCAGATTCGAATTATTATGATCCTTTTTTAGTGCATCGTAAAAAGATAGGTGATCGATTTCCTATGGAGGAGTTTATAGCTAGTGATAGTTCTGGAATTGATGATGTGGATTATACAGGTAAGCCTACAGTTGTTAATTTTTGGTTTACTCGATGTGGACCTTGTATTATAGAAATCCCATATTTAAATCAACTATCAGAAGAGTTCAACGGCGAGGTTAATTTTGTAGCTATCACTTTTGATAAAGACTATGTGGTCAATCATTTTCTAGATAGAAAGGCATTCAATTTTGAACATCTTACAGATGTGCGACCTGCAATCGATGCTTATGGCGTTCAGGCTTTTCCTATGAATTTACTATTAGATAAAAACGGTAGAATTGTTCAGGTCTATGGTGATATCATTGCAGAGCATTTGAACTTATCTGCAACATTAAGAGAAATGGTAAATGAGTAA
- a CDS encoding ABC transporter ATP-binding protein produces MSDNVIDVRGIVRNFKLGQEVVKVLKGIDLEIKRGDYVALMGPSGSGKSTLMNLLGCLDTPTAGSYKLNGTDVSSLSDDQLADIRNTEIGFVFQTFNLLPRTTALDNVALPMVYAGKSKKERNARATEVLESVGLGDRMDHQPNQLSGGQRQRVAVGRALVNNPSIILADEPTGNLDSKTGVEIMALFDKIHADGNTVILVTHEEEIAEHAHRVIRLRDGVIETDIRNKEWKD; encoded by the coding sequence ATGAGTGATAATGTGATAGATGTACGTGGTATCGTGCGTAATTTTAAACTGGGACAAGAAGTTGTCAAGGTGCTTAAAGGAATCGATCTCGAGATTAAACGTGGTGATTATGTAGCACTTATGGGACCATCAGGTTCTGGAAAATCCACTTTAATGAATTTACTAGGCTGTCTAGACACTCCTACAGCTGGTTCTTATAAATTAAACGGTACAGACGTTTCTAGCTTAAGCGATGATCAACTGGCAGATATTAGAAACACAGAAATAGGTTTTGTCTTTCAAACTTTCAACCTTTTACCTCGTACAACAGCATTAGATAATGTCGCATTACCTATGGTATATGCCGGTAAGTCTAAAAAAGAACGTAATGCTCGCGCCACTGAAGTGCTTGAAAGTGTAGGATTAGGTGATCGTATGGATCACCAACCTAATCAACTATCTGGTGGACAACGCCAACGTGTTGCGGTAGGTAGAGCGCTAGTTAACAATCCTTCTATTATACTAGCTGATGAACCTACCGGAAATTTAGATTCAAAAACTGGTGTCGAGATTATGGCTCTTTTTGACAAGATTCATGCCGATGGAAATACAGTGATTCTAGTAACGCATGAAGAAGAAATTGCAGAGCATGCTCATAGAGTCATCAGACTACGTGATGGCGTTATTGAAACAGACATTAGAAATAAAGAATGGAAGGATTAA
- a CDS encoding O-methyltransferase → MLHQLKNYIKHCLKSFHLHGIHSPFVFTLEKKCLRDKTYYEQYDAIRCFRESVKNNNTILHIEDYGAGSKVFKTDERCVSDILKYNSSDKKSAEMLFRLCNYFNVKKVLELGTSIGIATHAMTLSGAHVTTIEGSPEVQKFAQSQFKKFNLDKVQSICSKFKEFLKHQIGTTYDLIYIDGHHDGMATINYFNACLKLSHKDTIFILDDIYWSRDMTDAWNQLCQHANVTASIDLYDVGLLFLRTEQLQERFYIKL, encoded by the coding sequence TTGCTCCACCAACTCAAGAACTATATCAAACACTGCCTTAAATCCTTTCATTTACATGGGATTCACTCGCCGTTTGTGTTTACACTCGAGAAAAAGTGCTTAAGAGATAAAACGTATTATGAGCAGTATGATGCTATAAGATGCTTCCGCGAAAGCGTAAAAAATAACAACACCATTTTACACATAGAAGATTATGGAGCTGGTAGCAAAGTCTTTAAAACAGATGAACGTTGTGTGAGCGATATTCTGAAATACAATTCCAGTGACAAAAAATCTGCCGAAATGTTATTCCGGTTATGCAACTATTTTAATGTAAAAAAGGTATTAGAACTTGGCACCTCAATAGGTATAGCAACACATGCTATGACCTTATCAGGAGCTCATGTAACCACAATTGAAGGTAGTCCTGAAGTTCAAAAATTTGCACAATCGCAATTTAAAAAATTTAATCTCGATAAAGTACAAAGCATTTGTAGCAAGTTCAAAGAGTTTCTTAAACATCAAATAGGGACTACATATGACCTTATCTATATAGACGGCCATCACGATGGGATGGCAACCATAAACTATTTTAATGCTTGCCTAAAACTATCTCATAAAGACACCATTTTTATACTGGACGACATATACTGGTCGCGAGATATGACAGATGCATGGAATCAACTATGTCAACATGCAAACGTGACCGCTAGTATAGATCTTTATGATGTCGGACTCTTATTTTTAAGAACAGAACAATTGCAAGAACGTTTTTACATCAAGTTGTAA
- a CDS encoding ABC-F family ATP-binding cassette domain-containing protein, translating to MNYISVENVSRSFGERVLFDNISLGINEGQKIGFVAKNGFGKTSLLDIIIGKEQPNTGSVNRRNDLRMAFLLQEPDLNPNSTIEEIILASDIPTIKIIANYEKALQNMEDADKYQAAFDAMDSSNAWDFETKYKQILSKLKLDDLSQKVENLSGGQKKRIAMAIALLSDPQLLIMDEPTNHLDLEMIEWLEEYFKQENYTILMVTHDRYFLDRVCNEIIELDNGKLYTYKGNYSYYVEKKQERLEVEQTTQEKAQQLYKKELQWMRRQPKARTTKSKSRIDDFYTIKEAAHNRRKDHKIELEINMERLGTKVIELHKISKSFPGKKLIDNFSYNFIKGERIGIIGKNGTGKSTFLNMITGNLLPDSGKVVKGETVKIGYYTQGGIDIKPGQKVIDVIKEYGEYIPLNKGKIISASQLLERFMFDSKKKHDFVEKLSGGERKRLYLCTVLIQNPNFLILDEPTNDLDIPTLNILENFLMDFPGCLMVVSHDRYFMDKIVDHLFVFNQSGTITDFPGNYSDFRAYVGNTDLALDKEDTAPSEKVITQKPVEKKTIEKTGPTREQQKELSRLENSIKKLEEQRVKLQESFLDTSLAPEQLAENSIKLDQLKADLEEREMEWLELTESIG from the coding sequence ATGAACTATATATCTGTTGAAAATGTCTCTCGTAGCTTTGGAGAACGTGTGCTGTTTGATAATATCTCACTTGGGATTAATGAAGGGCAGAAAATAGGTTTTGTGGCAAAAAACGGTTTCGGTAAAACTTCTTTACTCGATATTATCATTGGTAAAGAACAACCTAATACGGGTAGCGTAAATCGTCGTAATGATTTGCGTATGGCTTTTCTTCTTCAAGAACCAGACTTAAATCCTAATTCTACCATTGAAGAAATTATACTGGCATCAGATATCCCTACCATAAAAATTATTGCAAATTATGAGAAAGCTTTGCAAAATATGGAAGACGCAGACAAGTATCAAGCAGCCTTTGATGCTATGGATTCTTCAAACGCTTGGGATTTTGAAACTAAGTATAAGCAAATTCTTTCTAAGCTTAAATTAGACGATTTGTCTCAAAAGGTAGAAAACCTAAGTGGTGGACAAAAAAAACGTATCGCAATGGCTATTGCGTTATTATCTGATCCGCAATTATTAATTATGGATGAGCCTACTAACCACCTAGATCTAGAAATGATTGAGTGGCTAGAAGAATATTTTAAGCAAGAAAATTATACCATTTTAATGGTGACGCACGACCGTTACTTTTTAGATCGAGTTTGTAATGAAATCATAGAACTGGATAATGGGAAACTATATACCTATAAAGGAAACTATTCCTACTATGTAGAGAAAAAACAAGAACGCCTTGAGGTAGAGCAAACCACCCAAGAAAAAGCTCAGCAACTTTATAAAAAAGAGCTACAATGGATGCGCCGCCAGCCTAAAGCTCGTACTACAAAATCTAAGTCACGTATCGATGACTTTTACACTATAAAAGAAGCAGCTCACAACCGTCGTAAAGATCATAAGATTGAACTTGAGATCAATATGGAACGACTAGGAACTAAAGTGATAGAACTTCATAAAATTTCTAAATCATTTCCTGGTAAAAAGCTTATCGATAATTTCTCATATAATTTTATAAAAGGAGAACGTATAGGAATTATAGGAAAAAATGGAACTGGTAAATCGACATTCCTGAATATGATCACTGGGAATCTACTACCAGACTCTGGTAAAGTAGTGAAAGGTGAAACAGTAAAAATAGGATACTATACTCAAGGCGGAATAGACATTAAACCTGGTCAAAAAGTTATCGATGTCATCAAGGAATACGGTGAATATATTCCTCTCAACAAAGGTAAAATCATTAGTGCTAGCCAGCTGTTAGAGCGATTTATGTTTGACAGTAAAAAGAAACATGACTTTGTAGAAAAACTAAGTGGTGGTGAACGCAAACGACTTTACTTATGTACAGTACTTATACAAAACCCTAATTTTCTGATTCTTGATGAACCGACTAACGATCTAGATATCCCTACTTTAAATATCTTAGAAAACTTTTTAATGGATTTCCCTGGTTGTTTGATGGTTGTGAGTCACGACCGTTATTTTATGGATAAGATCGTAGATCATCTATTTGTTTTCAATCAGTCCGGAACAATCACAGATTTCCCTGGGAACTATAGTGATTTCCGTGCCTATGTAGGAAATACTGATCTAGCATTAGATAAAGAAGATACCGCTCCTAGCGAAAAGGTAATTACACAAAAGCCTGTCGAAAAGAAAACTATAGAAAAAACTGGACCTACACGTGAACAGCAAAAAGAACTTTCTAGACTAGAAAATAGCATTAAGAAACTAGAAGAACAACGTGTAAAACTTCAAGAATCTTTTTTAGACACCTCATTAGCACCAGAGCAATTAGCCGAAAATTCTATAAAACTAGATCAATTAAAAGCAGACTTAGAAGAAAGAGAAATGGAATGGTTAGAACTTACGGAGTCGATTGGATAG
- a CDS encoding polysaccharide biosynthesis/export family protein: MRTVLGLIIIVLVLMVSSCVPTRNITYLQESPTVKNDSLITIQKVQPPYRLQINDVLSIQIKAPYDPELVSMFNVGNTASNSSSNQAGGLYFSGYTIDQHGDIRVPQLGEIKALGLTLEELRELIERRLLTEYFKENADLFVTVRLGGLRYVMAGEVSGQGEQVIFRDQVSIIEAIANSGGVPITGDLTKVRIVRQYPDGVKVHHLDLTQLDVVYSPYYYIQPNDMIVVDPLPQKSLGTGTTGLASFTTIISVLTTLVTTVLFFTRL, translated from the coding sequence ATGCGTACCGTATTAGGTTTAATAATTATAGTTTTGGTTTTAATGGTGAGTTCTTGTGTACCTACCCGTAACATCACTTATTTACAAGAGTCTCCAACTGTAAAAAACGACTCTCTTATTACTATTCAAAAAGTACAGCCACCATATAGATTACAAATCAATGATGTTTTAAGCATTCAAATAAAGGCGCCTTATGATCCAGAGTTAGTTTCTATGTTTAATGTAGGAAATACTGCTAGCAATAGTTCTTCAAATCAAGCAGGAGGATTATATTTTTCTGGTTATACCATTGATCAGCATGGTGATATACGAGTTCCACAATTAGGAGAAATTAAAGCTCTAGGTTTGACTTTAGAAGAATTAAGAGAGTTGATTGAAAGACGTTTGCTTACCGAATATTTTAAGGAAAATGCAGACTTATTTGTGACGGTAAGATTAGGTGGATTACGTTATGTTATGGCAGGTGAAGTAAGCGGTCAAGGTGAACAAGTTATTTTCAGAGATCAAGTGTCCATCATTGAAGCTATCGCAAATAGTGGTGGTGTTCCAATTACAGGTGATCTAACTAAAGTTAGAATTGTACGACAGTATCCTGATGGTGTAAAAGTCCATCATTTAGACCTAACGCAATTAGACGTTGTTTATTCACCTTACTATTATATACAGCCTAATGATATGATTGTTGTAGATCCGTTACCACAAAAATCTTTAGGTACAGGGACTACAGGTCTAGCTTCTTTTACCACTATAATATCAGTATTAACGACACTTGTAACTACAGTACTGTTCTTTACACGTTTATAA